One segment of Panicum virgatum strain AP13 chromosome 3K, P.virgatum_v5, whole genome shotgun sequence DNA contains the following:
- the LOC120697135 gene encoding B-box zinc finger protein 22-like, with protein MKVLCSACEAAEASVLCCADDTALCARCDREVHAANRLAGKHQRLPLLAPGGHQSAAAAVAPSKCDICQECDAYFFCIEDRALLCRSCDVAVHTANAFVSAHRRFLLTGVQVGQELEDPAPEQPEPPPPPPAKSDPAPPLYGEGDFSWAGGVTGSLADWSAVTANEQFGSPAPRHAEAGSRATPKRSPRAPAFGAGQGRVVGGVMDWPLGEFFRGVSDFNGGFSFGESGTSKADSGKLRGSAGGSPYYRSSSEDRDANELLGQVPEIKWSVPELPSPPTASGLHWQHGGGPDSTAFVPDICSPDSFPTAAAAAAGAKRQRNR; from the exons ATGAAGGTGCTGTGCAGCGCctgcgaggcggcggaggcgagcgtcCTCTGCTGCGCTGACGACACCGCCCTCTGCGCGCGCTGCGACCGCGAGGTCCACGCCGCCAACCGGCTGGCCGGCAAGCACCAGCGCCTGCCCCTCCTCGCCCCCGGCGGCCACcaaagcgccgccgccgccgtggcgccgtcCAAGTGCGACATATGCCAGGAATGCGACGCCTACTTCTTCTGCATCGAGGACCGCGCGCTGCTCTGCCGGAGCTGCGACGTCGCCGTGCACACCGCCAACGCCTTCGTCTCCGCGCACCGCCGCTTCCTGCTCACCGGCGTCCAGGTCGGCCAGGAGCTGGAGGACCCCGCGCCGGAgcagccggagccgccgcctcccccgccggcCAAGAGCGACCCGGCCCCGCCGCTCTACGGCGAGGGCGACTTCAGCTGGGCGGGCGGCGTCACCGGCAGCCTCGCGGACTGGTCGGCCGTGACCGCGAACGAGCAGTTCGGCTCCCCTGCCCCGCGCCACGCCGAGGCGGGGAGCCGGGCCACGCCGAAGCGGAGCCCGCGGGCGCCGGCTTTCGGCGCCGGCCAGGGCCGCGTCGTCGGCGGGGTCATGGACTGGCCCCTGGGCGAGTTCTTCCGCGGCGTTAGCGACTTCAACGGCGGCTTCAGCTTCGGCGAGAGCGGCACCTCCAAG GCCGACAGCGGGAAGCTCAGGGGCAGCGCGGGGGGCTCCCCGTACTACCGCTCGTCGTCGGAGGACCGGGACGCCAACGAGTTGCTCGGCCAGGTGCCGGAGATCAAGTGGTCGGTGCCggagctcccctccccgccgACGGCCTCCGGCCTCCACTGGCAACACGGCGGCGGCCCCGACAGCACGGCCTTCGTGCCGGACATCTGCTCCCCGGACAGCttcccgaccgccgccgccgccgccgcaggagcaaaGCGCCAGAGGAATCGCTAG